Genomic segment of Truepera radiovictrix DSM 17093:
TTTCAACGCTGCGCCACGCTGCGTGCGCGTTTAGAGGCGCGTGAGGGGTTCTGGTGTTGCAGGCATCGACGGAGCCAGGGAATGACTAAGTTTTTTGTGGTGGGTGACGTGACCGTTGACCAGATGTACTTCGTCAACGCCCTGCCCGAGCCGGGCGGCGAAGTGACCGCGAGCCGCGCGGTGCTCGAGCCGGGGGGGGCGGGCGGTACCATCGCGGCGGCGCTCGCACGCCTCGGCAACGAGGTCGTGCTCGCCGCGCGCGTCGGCGAGGGGCCTTTCGCCGAACTGGCGCTTAAGCACGTGCGGCGCGCCGGCGTCGACCTCAGCCTGATCCAGACCGACCCCACCCACCAGACGAGCAGCGTCACGCTCCTTATCACCCCCGACACCCAGCGCACGATGATCGCGGGCGGGGGTGCGAGCCGCCACCTCGACGCTTCCAAGCTGCGCGACGAGCACGTCGCGAGCTGCGACGCGCTGGTGGTGAGCGCCTACAGCCTGGTGGGTGGGATGCAGCGCGAGTACGCCGTGCGCGCCCTCGAGATCGCCAAGCGCGAACGCCTCACGACCTTTATCGACATGGGTTCGGGGGCCGCCGACGCGCTGCGCGAACGCCTCCTAGCGACCATTCAAGACGTCGACTACCTGCTGATGAACCGCCGCGAGCTCTTCGCGCTGACCGGGGAGAGCTCCATCTCGGCGGCGGTCGCAGGGCTCGCCGAACGGAGCATCCAGCGCGTGCTCGTCAAGCTCGGCGAGATGGGGTCGATGGTGATCACCCCCGAACTCACCGAGCTCGTCGAGGCGCTCGAGATCGACGGGGTCGTCGAGTCGACCGGCGCGGGCGACTACTACACCGCCGCGTTCGCCCACGGCGTGATGGAGGGCTACGACCTGCACTACGCCGCGCGGCTCGGCAACGTCGCGGGCGCTTTAAACGTCACCGCCGTCGGCGCGCAGAGCTGCGAGATCGACGCGCCGACGCTCTACCGCTACGCCGAACAGATGCTCGCCGTCGAACCGGCGTAGCCCGACCCACGCTGCGCGGCCCCTTAAGGGGCCGCGCTAGACTAGGTCATGCCCTTTTTGCCCACCACGCGCGCCCGCCTCGCTGCGGGCGCGTCGCTGCTCTTCGTCGTCGCAGCGTCCGCCCTCGGCGCCCCCGCGGAGGCCGCTTTTGCCGAACGCTTCGACACCGCCTGGCGCCTCGTCGCCGAGCGCTACTGGGACCCCGACTACGGCGGTACCGATTGGGAGGCCGTGGGCGAGCGCTTCCGGCCGCGCGCGCTCGCCGCCGACACCGAGGCGCGTTTTTACGAGGTGTTGCAGCGCATGTACGCCGAGCTCGGCGACGACCACTCGGTGTTCGTACCGCCTTCTGAGGTCGCGCGTATCCGCCGCAGCTACGGCGACCTCCCCTGCTTGGGCGTCTTTGGCAGCCCCCCCGAGCTGCTGCAAGGCCCTTTGGAGCGCCACGGGGGGGTGCACTACCGGCTCGAGGGGGAGGTCGGCTACCTCGCGCTCCCCGACCTCGCGAGCCCCGGCGTCGCGGGCGACCTGCGCGGCGCGGTGCGGACGCTCGAGGCCGCCGGCGCCAAAGCTTACGTCCTCGACCTGCGCGGCAACCCCGGGGGGCGCCTGGTCACGATGATGCAGGCCACGGGGGTGTTTCGGAGCGGGTTTTTGTGGCGCACCCTGACCCGTTGGACGCTCCCGTTGCCCTACCCCGCCCTCGGCCCGGTCGAGACCGAAAAGCCGCTCGCCGTGCTTATCGACCGCCACGTCCATAGCGCCGCCGAGGGGATGGCGGGGGCTTTGCAGAGCAGCGGCCGGGCGCGCGTGTTCGGCGAGCGGAGCGCGGGCAACGTCGAGGCGGTGCTCCCCTTTTGCCTGCGCGACGGCTCGCAGGCGTGGATCGCGACCGGCGTGCTCGCGCCGCTCCGGGGGGCGACCTGGGAGGGGCGCGGCGTCGAACCGGACGAGGCGGTCGCCCCCGAGCGTGCCCTGGGGGCGGCGCTGGCGTACCTCGAGAGCTATGGCGTGGACGTCGGGGCGGCGGCGGGCGCCGCAGGACCGTGAGCGCTCCGCTCGTCCCCGAGCGCGTCGCCGCGCACGTCTGGCGCCTCGCGCTGCCGAGCCGCACGCTCCCCCCCTTCGACCACACCAACAGCTACGTGATCGCCGCAGGCGGCGAGGGGCTGCTCGTCGACCTCGGTTCGGACGACCCGGCGGTGCTCGCCGAGCTGCCGCAGCTGCTCGCCGGGCTCGGCGTGAAGGCCGTGAGCGCCCTTTTGCTGACCCACACCCACCCCGACCACTGCGTGGGCGTAGCGGCCTTTCGGGCGCGCTTCGGGGCGAGCGTCTACGTGCACCCGCTCGAGCAGCGGCGGCTGCCCGCTTGGGCGCAGCCCCTCGGGGACGCCCAAACGGTCGCGCTCGGCGCGCTGAGCGTGCGTGCGCTCCACACCCCCGGCCACTCCCCCGGCCACCTCGCCTTCTGGCTGCCGTGGGCGGAGGTGCTCCTCGTCGGCGACCTGCTGGCGGCGCGGGGCTCGACCTGGGTGGGCGTCCCCGAGGGGGACGTGGCGGCCTACCTCGCGTCGCTTACGAGGTTGTCGGCGCTGCCGAGCCGCCTGCTGGCCCCCGGCCACGGCGAGCTGGTGCGCGACCCGGCGCGCCGCCTCGCCGAGGTGCGGCAGCACCGCCTCGAGCGCGAAGCGCAGGTGCTGACGGCTTTGGCTTCCGAAACCCTCCTCGTCGCCGAGCTGCGCGCGCGGGTCTACCCCGAGCTGCACCCCGAAGCGCACCCCGAGCTCGCCGAGATGGCCGAGCGCTCCTTGCAGGCGCACCTCATCAAGCTGCAGCGCGAAGGGCGCGTCCTGGAGCGCGGCGGGCGGTACGCGCGCGTTCAAGGGGTGCCTTAGCGCCCGGGGCGCTTGTTTTGTTATAGTCACCTTGGGGCGCCCCAGCAGCCAACCCCTTCGTGCTGATCGGCCCGCGCCGCCGCGGGCGCTCTGGGTTCCGAGCGCCCCCGCCCCATAAGGCGCGTTTTAACGGGCTTTTAGGCGAGTTTTCCGACGAGGTGACGTGGACGTCTTTATCATCATCGGCAGCGTGCTGGTCATCGCCGCGATCATCAGCACCCGCTTCGCGCAGCACTTCGGCCTCCCCGCGTTGGTGCTCTTCGTGCTCATCGGGATGCTCGCGGGCAGCAGCGGCCCCGGCGGCCTCGAGTTCGCCGACTACCAGCTCAGCTTCTACGCGGGTCTGCTGGCGCTCGCCATCATCTTGTTTAGCGGGGGGCTCGACACGCGCTACCGGCTGTTTCGCGCCTCCTTGGTCCCCGGCGGGCTGCTCGCCACGCTAGGGATCTTTCTCACCATGCTCGTCGTGGGCCTTGTCGCGTGGGCGCTCACCCCGCTGAGCTTCCTCGAGGGGCTGCTCCTCGGCGCCGTCCTCGCGCCCACCGACGCCGCCGCCGTCTTTAGCGTGCTCAAGGGGCGCGGGCTGCCCTCGCGTTTGCGGGGGGTGCTCGAGACCGAATCGGGAACCAACGACCCCATGGGCATCTACCTCACGCTCGCCCTCACAGCGACCCTGGTGAGCGGTCAGGTCGGCGTCGGCGGGCTCGTCGCGGGGGTGGTCGTCCAGCTCACGCTGGGGGGGCTTTTGGGGTACGCCTTCGCGCGCGCCCTCGCCTGGCTGATTAACCACGTGCGGATGGACGCGTTCGGGCTCTATCCGGTGCTCGCGCTCGCCGGCGCGCTCCTCGCCTACGCCGGCACCAACCTCCTCGGGGGCAACGGCTTTCTCGCCATCTACGTCGTCGGGCTCGTGCTCGGCAACCGGCCCCTGTCGCACCGGCAGAACATCCGCGACTTCATGGACAGCGCCGCGTGGGGCGCGCAGATCCTCATGTTCGTGCTGCTGGGGCTCCTTGTGTTTCCCGATCAGCTGCCGGGCATCTTGCCGGTCGCGCTCCTCATGACCTTTACGCTCGTCTTTCTCGCCCGCCCGCTCGCCGTCGCGCTCACCCTGCTGCCGCTACGCCGCGTGACGCGGCACTACCACTTTAGCGGCAAAGAGCTCGCGCTGCTCTCGTGGGCGGGCCTCAAGGGGGCGGTGCCCATCATCTTGGCGCTGGTGCCGCTTTTAGAGCGCGCCCCCAACGGGCAGAGCCTCTTTAACATCGTCTTCGTGGTGGTGATCATCAGCACCGCCTTGCAGGGCTGGACAGTCGTCCCCATCGCACGCGCGCTGGGGCTCGCCAAAAAGGAGCCGCCGACGCCCCCCTTGCGGCTCGAGTTGGGCGGCGCCGCCCCCCCCGGCAGCGCCATCTACGACGTGTTTTTGGAACCCGATCACCCCGCCGTGGGGCACAGCTTGGCCGAGTTCCGGCAACCCGAGGGGGTGGTGGTGGTGGCGATCTACCGCGACGGCGCGCTGATCGCACCGCGCGGTTCGACCGTCTTTAGGGCGGGCGACCACGTCTACCTGCTCTTGGGCAGCGAGTCGGGGAGCGTGTCGGCGTTTTTTGCCGGGCGCGAGGACTAGCCGCGAGCGGCTAGAACGGTGAGAGGAGCGCGCGCCGCAGCGCCCCAAGCTGCGGTGCGATGACCGGCGCCTGCGCGTCCGGCCCCTGCAGCGCCTCCAGTGCCGGCACCTTGGGGAGCGCCACGCCGAGCGCCCCCTCGACGGTGTCCACGAACTTCGCCGGGTGCGCGGTCGCCAGGACGATCACCGGCCGTTCGTCCCCCGACGCGGCGCGGTAGCGCGCGGCCGCCTCGAGCCCGACCGCCGTGTGCGGGCACGCCACGTACCCGTAGGCTTCGTAGGTCGCGCGCAGCCGTTCTAGCGTCGCCGCGTCCGAGACCGAGGTGCCCCAGATGCGCTCGCGCGCCCCCTCGCCGAGGAGCGCGTGGAGCCGCTCGAAGTTGCTCGGCGCGCCCACGTCCATGGCGTTCGAGAGCGTCGCGACGGTCCTTTTAAAGGCGCTCGGGTCGTAGAGCAGCTGCAAGTAGCCGGGGAAAAAGTCGTTGGCGTTGTGCGCGGCGACAAACCGCCCGACCCCAAGGCCCATCTCGGCGGCCAAGACCCCCGCCGTGAGGTTGCCGAGGTTGCCGCTCGGCACGCAGAACACGGGGGGGGTGGTCTCGCCGTAACGCGACGCCAGGGAGAGCACAGCCCAGAAGTAGTACAGCATCTGCGGCAGCAGCCGCCCCAGGTTGATCGAGTTGGCCGACGAGAGCCCCAGCGCGCGCAGCTCGGGGTCGACGAACGCCGCCTTGACCAGGCGCTGGCAGTCGTCGAAGTCACCCGCGACGGCAAGGGCGCGCACGCCGGGGCGGGGGTGGACGAGCTGGCGCTCCTGCACCGCGCTCACCTTCCCTTTGGGGTAGAGGAGCACCACGCGGAGGTTCCCTAGCCCCGCGAACCCGTCGGCGACCGCGCTGCCGGTGTCCCCCGAGGTGGCCACCAAGATCGTGACCCTCTCCCCCCGACCGGCCAAAAAGGCGTTCATGAGGCGCGCCATGGTGCGCGCGCCGACGTCTTTAAACGACAGCGTGGGGCCGTGGAAGAGCTCGAGCACGTACACGCCGTCCCCGAGCGCTCGCAGGGGCACCGGGAAGGTGAGCGCGTCCTCGGCGACCGCCCGCAGCTGCGCGGCGCCGAGTTCGCCCCCTAGCCACGGCCCCAACACCGGCAGCGCGAGCGCCGCAAGGGTCTGCGCCTCGCGCCACGCCGCCTCGGCGCGCGGGACGCGCTCCGGCAGGTAGAGGCCGCCGTCGGGGGCGAGGCCCGAGAGCAGCGCCTCCCGGAAGGGAACGGGGCAGCGGTTGGGGTCGCGGGTGCTGTAAAAGTGCATCGGGGCTCCTCGTAGCGGTCTGCGGTGACGGCTCATCAGGCCAGAGGCGGCGCAGCGGAAGCGGCTGGGAGGCTGCCGCCCCGGGCACGCACTACTTGATCTCTCCCAGGGGGTGCGCTTCGTAGCCGTCGGGTTGGGGGGCGGCCGCGCGCAAGGGGCTCGGGCCGGGGCGGGCGGCGAGCGCGTCGAGGAGGTCGGCCAAGACCGCGCTCGCCGTCGGCGCCGCGCCCGCTCCGGCACCCGTGATGAGCACCTCGCCGACCGCGTCCCCGCGAAACAGCAGGCCGTTGCGGTTGCTCGCCGACCCGGCCAGCGCGTGCGACGGCGGCAGGTAGACGGGGCGCACGGCGGCGCGCCAGGCGCCCCCCTCGGGGTAGACGGAGCCCACCAGGCGGATGCGCCCGCCATCCTCCATCGCCTCTTTGATCACCGCCGGGGTGAGGTGCCGGATCCCGCGCGTGTTCGCCCGCACCGCCTCCCAGGAGAGTTCGGGGTCGAACGCGAGCCGCGCCAAGAGGGTGAGCTTGTGCGCGGCGTCGACGCCGTCGACGTCCAAGCTCGGGTCGGCCTCGGCGTAGCCGAGCCGCTGCGCCTCGGCGAGCGCCGTCTCGAAGTCGGCGCCCGTCTCGAGCTCCCCCAAGATGTAGTTGCAGGTGCCGTTTAAAATCGCGTGCAGCTCCAGGGGCCGCGAGCCGCGCAGCACCCCCGCGAGGGGGGCGACCGCGGGGGTCCCGGCCATCACCGCCGCCTCGAAGTAGAGCGTACCCGCCGCCAAAGCGGGCGCAAAGGCGTCCCAGCGCTCGGCGAGCACCGCCTTGTTGGCCGTCACCACCCGCTTGCCCGCCGCGAGCGCCCGCAGCATCAGGTCGCCGGCGAGCCCCGTACCCCCCATGAGCTCGACGATCACCTCGCTCCCCGCGAGCACCTCCTCGGGGTCGGTGGTTAGAGCGGCGGTCGGAACGCCCGCTGCGCGCGGTTTGTCGGGATCGCGCACCAGCACGTGCGCAACCTGCACGCCCAGTCGGCGCGCCGCGATGAGCTCGCATAGCGCGCCCCCTACCGTTCCCGCACCCAGGAGCCCAATCCGCGTCTGCCCTACGGCACCCCATGTCATGGCTGGAGAATATCACGTGTGGGGCTTGCGCCCGGCACCTCAGCGCCCCCCCCAGAGCTCGGCGTAGGCCGCCGAACGCTTGAGGTTGGGCTGCGTGAGCAGGCTGACGGCGACGAGCACCGCCCCGCCGAGCACCACCGCGGGCACCACGGGGATCCACCCGAAGGTCCAGGCGAGCGGCAGCAGCCCCGTGAGCCACCCGAGGGTGAGCCCCACGGAGACCACCGTACCGGCCACCGCGCCCGCCGTCGTGCAGCGCGGCCAGTAAAGCCCCGCGACGAGGAGCGGGAAAAACATCGCGCTCCCCTGAAAGCTCCAGGTCGCGATCTCGACGATGACCCCCGGGGGGTTGACCGCGATAGCAAACGACGCCACGGCGAGGACCACGACCGTCACGCGGCCGACGTAGGCCTCCCGATCAGGGGTTAGGTCGCGGCGCAACAGACGGGCGTAGAGGTCGCGGGTGACGAGCGCGCTCGAGGTGAGAAGCTGCGAATCCGCCGTCGACATAAGCGCGGCGATCGCCGCCGTTAACACCACCGCCGCCGCCACCGGTGGCAAAAAGGTGCTGAGCATCAGCGGCATCACCTGGTCGGCTTGCTCGAGCGCCGGGAACACTGCGCGCCCCCACACGCCGATAAGCGCCGCCGGGAAAAACAGCGCTAAGACCAAGGGGGGCCACACGACCATCATCTTTTTAAACACGTCGGCGTTTTTGGCGGCGAAAAAGCGCTGAAAGATCTGGGGAAAGAGCGGCACCGCCATAAAGATGAGCAGCTGATAGCCGACAAGCCCCCGCGCGCTCCAACGCCCCGTCGGCCCGGGGAGGCGCAGCCACGGCTCCAGCGCCGCGGTCTCACCAGGAGCGTTTAGCGCGATCAGCACGAAGGCGAGCCCCATCCCCGCGAGCATGATGAGGCCTTGTAGGGTGTCCGTCCAGGCGACCGCCCGCATCCCGCCGACGAGCACGTAGAGCGTGATAATGAGCGCCATGATGACCGCCGCGGGCAAGTAGGCGACCGCGCCGCCGGTTAAAACCTCGAGCGCGCGCCCCCCGCCGATAATCTGAATGCTGATGTAGGGCGCGGTAAACCCCAGCGCGCAGAGCGCGTAGAGCAGACCCAAAAAGGGGCTCTGAAAGCGGTGGCTGAAAAACTCCGAGGGGGTTACGAAGTCGAAGCGCTTCCCGGCGCGCCACAAGCGGTAGCCGAAAGCCAGAAAGAGCGCCGAGAGAAACGCGTCGGTAACGCCGACCCCCAAAAAGATGCCGAGCCCGTGCGTGTAGGCGTCGGCCGGAACGCCCAAAAAGGTAAAGGCGCTCATCAGCGTAGCGAGCAGGGTAAAGACCAACACGAGCGTGCCGAGCCCGCGGCTGGCTAAAAAGTAGCTCACCGGGTCCCGGCCGCTCCGCCCAAAGGTGTAGGCGCCGATGCCCACCAACACCAGCAGGTAGAGGCCGAGGACCGTGAGCTGCAACGCCGCGTCAGTCATCGCGCGGCTCCGGCGGCCAGAGGCGCCGCACGACAAAGAGGTTGAGCGGTACAAGGGCGAGCACGCACGCGCTCGCCCAGAGGTACCACCAGGGGACCCCCCAGAGCTGCGGTTCGGCGCGCGTGACGCCGACAAACGACAGCGCGTAGAGCGCGAGATAGGCTAGCGGCGTAGCGGCGCGCCAGCGGCGGTTGCGGTCGTGCATAAAAGCCTCCATCACGCCGACAAGGCCCGACACCACCGAGGCGTCAGCGCCCTCAGCGTCTCGTCGCGGAAGATACGAGCGTGCAGCGAGCACACCTGCTTTTAGGGGTTGCGCCTCTAAGCCTACGTTGTCGGGTACATGCTGACTCCCATTGTTGTAAGGTGCAACGGTTCGGGGCCGATTGGGCAACGCCTCGGCCTGCTTTCTTGCACCAGTTGCTTTCTTGCACCGACAAGGTGGTGCTGGCGTAACGAGCAGGCGCTCCGAACCGAGGACACGACGCGCGTGTGAGGCAGACTCTAACAGAGCTCCCCCCCGCTAAAGGTGCGTTTGGTCACGTTACGCCGCTGCCACAGCCGCTTGCGCGGCGTTGGCGCCGCAGGTCTAAGAGCCGGTATCCTGTTAAGGATGCGCTCGGCTAGCTGCGCCGAGCCCACGCAAGCCGGCCTCTCGTCGCTCACGTCCCTAGCGGCAAGGGGCGCGGCCCCTAAAGGAGTTTCATGCTAGGAATCGGTATCGTCGGGTTGCCCAACGTCGGCAAGTCGACGCTCTTTAACGCCATCACCAAAGCGGGCGCCTTGGCCGCCAACTACCCGTTTGCTACCATCGACAAAAACGTCGGCGTCGTCGCCGTACCCGACGAACGCCTCGCGGCCTTGCGCGACCTCTACACCAAAGGCGAGCGCGTCCCCCCCGTGGTGCCGACGACGGTCGAGTTCGTCGACATCGCGGGCCTCGTCAAGGGGGCGAGCCAGGGGGAGGGGTTGGGCAACCAGTTTCTCGCCAACATCCGTGAGGTCTCGGCGATCGCCCACGTCGTCCGCTGCTTCGACGACCCCAACGTGGTGCACGTCGCGGGCGCCGTGGACCCCTTGAGCGACATCGAGACGATCGAGACCGAGCTGGCGCTGGCCGACCTCGCGAGCCTTGAAAAGCGCGCTGAGCGGCTGCGGCGCAGCGCCAAGGGGAGCCAAGAGGACGCCGAGACGCTCGAGCTCACGCGCGCCCTGATCACCAAGCTCGCAGAGGGCGTACCGGCGCGTCTAAGCGGCCTTACGGTCCCCAAAGACTTCAACTTGCTCACCGCCAAACCCGTCATCTACGTCTGCAACGTCGCCGAAGCCGACGCCGCGAGCGGCAACGCCCTCTCCGAGGCCGTCGCGCAACACGCTAGCGCGCAGGGGGCGCAGGCCGTTGTCATCTCCGCGCAGCTCGAGGGTGAACTCAGCGAGCTCGACGACGCCGAGGCCGCCGAGTTTTTGCAGAGCTACGGGCTGAGCGAACCCGGCCTCAACCGTCTCGTCCGGAGCGGTTACGAGGTCCTGGGGCTGCTCACCTTTTTGACCGCGGGCGAAAAAGAGGTGCGCGCCTGGACCGTCCCCAAAGGGAGCAGAGCGCCCCAAGCCGCCGGCGAGATCCACACCGACTTCGAACGCGGCTTTATCCGCGCCGAGGTCATCGCTTGGGACAAGCTCGTCGAAGCGGGGAGCCTGGCCGCGGCCAAGAGCAAGGGTTGGGTGCGCACCGAAGGCAAAGAGTACGTGGTGCGCGACGGCGACGTGATGCACTTTCTCTTTAACGTCTAACCCCTCTAGGCGCCCCGTCCGGCGCTTTCACCCCCCGAAGGGCGCACCGCCAAAGGCGCGCAGCGCGCGGCTGGAGGGTCAGCGAGCGTGCCCGAAGCGGTTTGTGGCGCGCCCTGTGATTTTCGTAACGTACGCGTTTATCTGCCCCGCGAGGCTCCCGTATAGTTTGTGTTAAGCATGTCTGAGACGTTCCCCAGTACACCTACCGGCGGAAAGGAGGGGACCCCGTGAGCGGCAGACGCCCTTCTCAGACCGTGTCCAACGCCCCCGACGCAAAGGGCAACTTCACCGACGTGGTGACTTACGAAGCGGGTGAAGTCACCCTCTTCCCCGGCGCCCCCGACAGCCTCTACCGCGTTCAAGACGGCCTCATTCGCATCCACACGGTCGACGATGAGGGCAACGGTCTAACGCTGCGCTACGTCAAACCGGGTGGCTACTACGGTGAGGAGTCGCTCGTCGGCTTGCCGCGCCGCTACTTCGCGGAGGCGGTCACACCGAGCAGCGTCGAGGTCACGAGCCCCGCCACCTTGAGCCCCGAGGAGAACCTCGACCTCACCAATCACCTCGTCGAGGCGATTGAACGCCTTTACCGGTCGCTCTACAGGCTCTCGGGAAAACGGCTCAAAGCGCGCATCGCCGCCGAGCTCCTGGACCTACAAGACAGCGCTCTGGCCACCAGCGGCCCCAAGGGCGAGCGCATCGTGCACATCACCCACGACGACCTCGCCGCCGCCGTCGGGTCGGTCCGTGAAACCGTGACCAAGGTCGTCGGCGAGCTCGCCCGCCAAGGTGCGATCCAGGCGGGTTACGGCAAGATCGCGCTCATCGACCTCGAGCTCCTGCGCAGCATCGCGGGCGAGTAGGCGCCTTTCGCGTTGCGCCCCCCAAACCCCAAACAACGAGCGGCGCGCCCACGCGGGCGCGCCGCTCTCGCGACGGGGGCTCTAACGCCGGTAGCCGAGGAGGCGCCACGCCAGCGGCAACAGCGCCGCCGCCAAGGCGAGCTTGATGAGGTCGCCCGCGATAAAGGGGTAGAGCCCCACCGAGAGCGTCCAAGCGAGCGCCGAGGTCCCCGCGGGGGCGTAGCGCTCGGCGAAGGTGCTGAGCCACCACAGCCCCGGCAGGTAGATGAGCAGGTTGCCCAACGCCATCGCCAGGGCGGCGCTCGACACGCGGCGGTCTAGGCCGCGCTGCGCGAGGTAGCCGACAACCGCCGCGGCGACGGGAAAAGCGAGCAGATACCCCGCCGTGGTGCCGCTAAAGTGCGACCAACCGCTGCCGCCCCCCGCAAAGACGCCGACGCCAAAACCACCGGCGAGCAGGTAGAGGAGCATCGTAAGGGCGCCTAGCCGCAGACCGTAGGCCGCCCCGAGGAGCAAGACGCCGAGCGTCTGGCCGGTGATGGGCACGGGGCCGATCTCGAGACGAACTTGCGCGAGAAGCGCCATCAGGAGCACGCCGAGAGCGAGCTGCAGGGGCACGCGCAGCGCCGCGCGGCGCACCGGGACGAGGGCGTCGATCAGGGGGGGGGTGAGCGTCTGGGTCATCATCTCCTCCAAACTCTATAGAGCAACGCCGGCAGTATACCGGACGCCACCACGGGTGTGCGCTTGCGGGTGCGTGGCTGCGGGTGTGCGCCGTCACGGCCCTCCAAGCGTGATGAACTGGCCGCTTAGCCCCTCGCCGTCGTTTGCCGT
This window contains:
- a CDS encoding carbohydrate kinase family protein, encoding MTKFFVVGDVTVDQMYFVNALPEPGGEVTASRAVLEPGGAGGTIAAALARLGNEVVLAARVGEGPFAELALKHVRRAGVDLSLIQTDPTHQTSSVTLLITPDTQRTMIAGGGASRHLDASKLRDEHVASCDALVVSAYSLVGGMQREYAVRALEIAKRERLTTFIDMGSGAADALRERLLATIQDVDYLLMNRRELFALTGESSISAAVAGLAERSIQRVLVKLGEMGSMVITPELTELVEALEIDGVVESTGAGDYYTAAFAHGVMEGYDLHYAARLGNVAGALNVTAVGAQSCEIDAPTLYRYAEQMLAVEPA
- a CDS encoding S41 family peptidase, whose protein sequence is MPFLPTTRARLAAGASLLFVVAASALGAPAEAAFAERFDTAWRLVAERYWDPDYGGTDWEAVGERFRPRALAADTEARFYEVLQRMYAELGDDHSVFVPPSEVARIRRSYGDLPCLGVFGSPPELLQGPLERHGGVHYRLEGEVGYLALPDLASPGVAGDLRGAVRTLEAAGAKAYVLDLRGNPGGRLVTMMQATGVFRSGFLWRTLTRWTLPLPYPALGPVETEKPLAVLIDRHVHSAAEGMAGALQSSGRARVFGERSAGNVEAVLPFCLRDGSQAWIATGVLAPLRGATWEGRGVEPDEAVAPERALGAALAYLESYGVDVGAAAGAAGP
- a CDS encoding MBL fold metallo-hydrolase, whose translation is MSAPLVPERVAAHVWRLALPSRTLPPFDHTNSYVIAAGGEGLLVDLGSDDPAVLAELPQLLAGLGVKAVSALLLTHTHPDHCVGVAAFRARFGASVYVHPLEQRRLPAWAQPLGDAQTVALGALSVRALHTPGHSPGHLAFWLPWAEVLLVGDLLAARGSTWVGVPEGDVAAYLASLTRLSALPSRLLAPGHGELVRDPARRLAEVRQHRLEREAQVLTALASETLLVAELRARVYPELHPEAHPELAEMAERSLQAHLIKLQREGRVLERGGRYARVQGVP
- a CDS encoding potassium/proton antiporter; the encoded protein is MDVFIIIGSVLVIAAIISTRFAQHFGLPALVLFVLIGMLAGSSGPGGLEFADYQLSFYAGLLALAIILFSGGLDTRYRLFRASLVPGGLLATLGIFLTMLVVGLVAWALTPLSFLEGLLLGAVLAPTDAAAVFSVLKGRGLPSRLRGVLETESGTNDPMGIYLTLALTATLVSGQVGVGGLVAGVVVQLTLGGLLGYAFARALAWLINHVRMDAFGLYPVLALAGALLAYAGTNLLGGNGFLAIYVVGLVLGNRPLSHRQNIRDFMDSAAWGAQILMFVLLGLLVFPDQLPGILPVALLMTFTLVFLARPLAVALTLLPLRRVTRHYHFSGKELALLSWAGLKGAVPIILALVPLLERAPNGQSLFNIVFVVVIISTALQGWTVVPIARALGLAKKEPPTPPLRLELGGAAPPGSAIYDVFLEPDHPAVGHSLAEFRQPEGVVVVAIYRDGALIAPRGSTVFRAGDHVYLLLGSESGSVSAFFAGRED
- the thrC gene encoding threonine synthase produces the protein MHFYSTRDPNRCPVPFREALLSGLAPDGGLYLPERVPRAEAAWREAQTLAALALPVLGPWLGGELGAAQLRAVAEDALTFPVPLRALGDGVYVLELFHGPTLSFKDVGARTMARLMNAFLAGRGERVTILVATSGDTGSAVADGFAGLGNLRVVLLYPKGKVSAVQERQLVHPRPGVRALAVAGDFDDCQRLVKAAFVDPELRALGLSSANSINLGRLLPQMLYYFWAVLSLASRYGETTPPVFCVPSGNLGNLTAGVLAAEMGLGVGRFVAAHNANDFFPGYLQLLYDPSAFKRTVATLSNAMDVGAPSNFERLHALLGEGARERIWGTSVSDAATLERLRATYEAYGYVACPHTAVGLEAAARYRAASGDERPVIVLATAHPAKFVDTVEGALGVALPKVPALEALQGPDAQAPVIAPQLGALRRALLSPF
- a CDS encoding homoserine dehydrogenase → MTWGAVGQTRIGLLGAGTVGGALCELIAARRLGVQVAHVLVRDPDKPRAAGVPTAALTTDPEEVLAGSEVIVELMGGTGLAGDLMLRALAAGKRVVTANKAVLAERWDAFAPALAAGTLYFEAAVMAGTPAVAPLAGVLRGSRPLELHAILNGTCNYILGELETGADFETALAEAQRLGYAEADPSLDVDGVDAAHKLTLLARLAFDPELSWEAVRANTRGIRHLTPAVIKEAMEDGGRIRLVGSVYPEGGAWRAAVRPVYLPPSHALAGSASNRNGLLFRGDAVGEVLITGAGAGAAPTASAVLADLLDALAARPGPSPLRAAAPQPDGYEAHPLGEIK
- a CDS encoding sodium:solute symporter family protein, with translation MTDAALQLTVLGLYLLVLVGIGAYTFGRSGRDPVSYFLASRGLGTLVLVFTLLATLMSAFTFLGVPADAYTHGLGIFLGVGVTDAFLSALFLAFGYRLWRAGKRFDFVTPSEFFSHRFQSPFLGLLYALCALGFTAPYISIQIIGGGRALEVLTGGAVAYLPAAVIMALIITLYVLVGGMRAVAWTDTLQGLIMLAGMGLAFVLIALNAPGETAALEPWLRLPGPTGRWSARGLVGYQLLIFMAVPLFPQIFQRFFAAKNADVFKKMMVVWPPLVLALFFPAALIGVWGRAVFPALEQADQVMPLMLSTFLPPVAAAVVLTAAIAALMSTADSQLLTSSALVTRDLYARLLRRDLTPDREAYVGRVTVVVLAVASFAIAVNPPGVIVEIATWSFQGSAMFFPLLVAGLYWPRCTTAGAVAGTVVSVGLTLGWLTGLLPLAWTFGWIPVVPAVVLGGAVLVAVSLLTQPNLKRSAAYAELWGGR
- the ychF gene encoding redox-regulated ATPase YchF: MLGIGIVGLPNVGKSTLFNAITKAGALAANYPFATIDKNVGVVAVPDERLAALRDLYTKGERVPPVVPTTVEFVDIAGLVKGASQGEGLGNQFLANIREVSAIAHVVRCFDDPNVVHVAGAVDPLSDIETIETELALADLASLEKRAERLRRSAKGSQEDAETLELTRALITKLAEGVPARLSGLTVPKDFNLLTAKPVIYVCNVAEADAASGNALSEAVAQHASAQGAQAVVISAQLEGELSELDDAEAAEFLQSYGLSEPGLNRLVRSGYEVLGLLTFLTAGEKEVRAWTVPKGSRAPQAAGEIHTDFERGFIRAEVIAWDKLVEAGSLAAAKSKGWVRTEGKEYVVRDGDVMHFLFNV
- a CDS encoding helix-turn-helix domain-containing protein, translating into MSGRRPSQTVSNAPDAKGNFTDVVTYEAGEVTLFPGAPDSLYRVQDGLIRIHTVDDEGNGLTLRYVKPGGYYGEESLVGLPRRYFAEAVTPSSVEVTSPATLSPEENLDLTNHLVEAIERLYRSLYRLSGKRLKARIAAELLDLQDSALATSGPKGERIVHITHDDLAAAVGSVRETVTKVVGELARQGAIQAGYGKIALIDLELLRSIAGE
- a CDS encoding biotin transporter BioY, which translates into the protein MMTQTLTPPLIDALVPVRRAALRVPLQLALGVLLMALLAQVRLEIGPVPITGQTLGVLLLGAAYGLRLGALTMLLYLLAGGFGVGVFAGGGSGWSHFSGTTAGYLLAFPVAAAVVGYLAQRGLDRRVSSAALAMALGNLLIYLPGLWWLSTFAERYAPAGTSALAWTLSVGLYPFIAGDLIKLALAAALLPLAWRLLGYRR